GCAAGGAATGTATGGGGTTTCAAGGTGCAGAGGTTCGCCGGTGTACTGCAAAATTATGTCCGCTGTATCCGTTTCGGACCCGTGACGTTCCACAGGATACCGCTTAGATGCTTCTATGTGGCAATATGAGCGCGTAGAATCGATTTTTTGATTGAGGTCATACAATCAGCTTAATCCGAGGTTCTTTTACAATTTTGAGTCCTGAAAAGGCAGCCGTGAGTAAACACAACTGGCTGAAACGTTGCGTAAGTGTGGGCACCCGGCCAAAATGCCGGGGAGACACCCTGCTTCGGCAGGTAGGAAGCCTATCCGGAAAATGGCACGCTTAGTATGTCACCAGCACTTTTGGTCGCCCGTGCCTCTGTCTGCTGAATTTTCGATGGAAACAATCTTCCCGCCTTTAAATGTGACAATCTTACCGAACTGGCCTGTACCACAATCATAGTACCATTTTTCTACTTTATTAGAAGCCGCCGTAAATGATCCGGTCTGTTTTGTAGCATCTGCCCCCTGCCGCCTTGTTGTCGATCCAAAAACCCCTACAGTTGCCGTGCCGGTCTGGTCAGCATAATCAGGCTTGCCACATTTAGTGAGGGTGTCAAACGGCGTGGCCCCGATACATATCATGTTTGATCCGGGTGTAGCTCTACAGCTCATGCAATTCTCGGCGTAGCAAACTGCTACTACTAACAGAACAAATAATAATATGGTGAGTGAGATAACCGCCTTTTTCATCCTATTTACCCCCGCTGCCCTCGTCATCAATTATTGGAATTTGCCTCGCGCGCGCGTGCGCGCGTAATGGTGTCGAAAAACTCCTTTTTAAACAGCCTGTTTTTTACCTAACCCCCTCTTAAATATCTATAAAAATAAAAGATTTAAAGAGTGTGATAATCGGATTCATTACTCCTGTGTTAAGCAATGGGGTCTTGATATTCAGTACATGGCATCCTCTCGATTAAGGATTATTTCTTGACCTTCTTTTCGTACTTTTTGAGCAGGTCCTGGATGGCTTCTTCGGTTAGATCGGCAATAGATATCTCAGTATCAACAGCGAGGTGCTTTAATGCTTTCAGGGTATCAGGGTCAATTCTTGTTGCGAACATCTTTTTATCAGCCATGGGAATCTCATACCAAAAAACAATCATGCTTGCAAAAGAAATAGTTTGACAATGAAAATGATAATATGTTAACATGCTATCATTATAACAAGTATGATTTAAACACCCAATTCACAGTAAAATGAAAACTCGATTAACAAACATAGCGC
The DNA window shown above is from Candidatus Desulfatibia profunda and carries:
- a CDS encoding DUF2845 domain-containing protein; the protein is MSCRATPGSNMICIGATPFDTLTKCGKPDYADQTGTATVGVFGSTTRRQGADATKQTGSFTAASNKVEKWYYDCGTGQFGKIVTFKGGKIVSIENSADRGTGDQKCW
- a CDS encoding ribbon-helix-helix domain-containing protein, translated to MADKKMFATRIDPDTLKALKHLAVDTEISIADLTEEAIQDLLKKYEKKVKK